From a region of the Candidatus Dormiibacterota bacterium genome:
- a CDS encoding GuaB3 family IMP dehydrogenase-related protein — MEFELGRGKRARRAYGFDEVALVPGTVTINPAEIDVSFQLDGSTFDLPILAAAMDGVVDTRFAVTMGRLGGLAVLNLDGLQTRYEDPTEVLLEIADTPPDQINLLLQRLYTAPVQDGLIGQRIEQIKHGGVRCAVSSIPNHAERRGPLVQEAGADVFVVQGTVLTARHVSRSYRQLSFRELTQALDIPVVVGNCVDYATALELMDTGIRGLLVGVGPGAACTTRAVLGVGVPQVTATSDCAAARDDHLRRSGERVAIITDGGMRIGGDITKAFASGADAVMIGSIFAATEEAAGHGNHWGMATPDPNLPRGTRIRTGVKGALQEVLFGPAHVDDGSMNLVGALKSAMGVCGARNIREFQDTEMVIAPSIKTEGKTEQRAQRVGMGA, encoded by the coding sequence ATGGAGTTCGAGCTAGGACGAGGGAAGCGGGCACGGCGCGCCTACGGCTTCGACGAGGTGGCGCTGGTTCCCGGCACGGTGACCATCAACCCGGCTGAGATCGACGTCTCCTTCCAGCTCGACGGCTCGACCTTCGACCTCCCCATCCTGGCGGCCGCCATGGACGGTGTGGTCGACACCCGCTTCGCGGTCACCATGGGGCGACTCGGCGGGCTCGCGGTGCTCAACCTCGACGGCCTGCAGACCCGGTACGAGGATCCCACCGAGGTCCTGCTGGAGATCGCCGACACCCCACCGGACCAGATCAACCTGCTCCTGCAGAGGCTCTACACCGCGCCGGTGCAGGACGGGCTGATCGGCCAGCGGATCGAGCAGATCAAGCACGGCGGGGTGCGCTGCGCGGTCTCCTCGATCCCCAACCACGCCGAAAGGCGGGGGCCGCTGGTGCAGGAGGCCGGCGCCGACGTCTTCGTCGTGCAGGGGACGGTGCTCACCGCCCGGCACGTGAGCAGGTCGTACCGCCAGCTCTCGTTCCGCGAGCTCACCCAGGCGCTCGACATCCCGGTCGTGGTCGGCAACTGCGTCGACTACGCGACCGCCCTCGAGCTGATGGACACCGGGATCCGGGGGCTGCTGGTGGGCGTCGGCCCCGGCGCCGCCTGCACCACTCGCGCGGTGCTGGGAGTGGGTGTGCCCCAGGTGACCGCCACCAGCGACTGCGCGGCCGCCCGTGACGACCACCTGCGACGGAGCGGCGAGCGGGTGGCGATCATCACCGACGGCGGCATGCGCATCGGCGGCGACATCACCAAGGCGTTCGCGAGCGGCGCCGACGCGGTGATGATCGGCTCCATCTTCGCCGCCACCGAGGAGGCGGCGGGCCACGGCAACCACTGGGGCATGGCCACGCCCGATCCGAACCTGCCCCGGGGAACGCGCATCCGCACCGGCGTCAAGGGCGCCCTCCAGGAGGTGCTCTTCGGGCCGGCGCACGTCGACGACGGCAGCATGAACCTGGTCGGCGCGCTGAAGAGCGCGATGGGGGTCTGCGGGGCCCGCAACATCCGCGAGTTCCAGGACACCGAGATGGTGATCGCGCCGTCGATCAAGACCGAGGGCAAGACCGAGCAGCGCGCCCAGCGCGTGGGCATGGGCGCCTGA
- the guaA gene encoding glutamine-hydrolyzing GMP synthase — MTVVAGGSGLAALAPVAAAHDTVLVLDFGSQYSQLIARRVREAKVYCELLPGTVSAEEVRRRKPRGLIFSGGPASVYEPGAPRPDPGIYDLGLPILGICYGMQLLAQDLGGAVEPATRREYGLASLVVDEVGGLFERLPAELPVWMSHGDVITRLPPGFRAVAHSLNSPCAAMAGPAGRLGIQFHPEVVHTPLGREVLRNFLYRVCGCSGTWEPSSFIEMAVSDVRSRVGDGRVLCALSGGVDSAVAATLVHRAIGDQLVCVFVDNGLLRRAEADRVIDVMSRQRHIDLVHVDATDRFLAALAGVVDPEEKRRAIGRTFIEVFEQEARRLGQVDFLAQGTLYPDVIESTARDTHGARTIKTHHNVGGLPKDLRFELVEPLRYLFKDEVRRVGLALGLPEDLVWRQPFPGPGLAIRIIGEVTRARLETLRAADWIVIDEIKRSGLYREVWQSFAILTPISSVGVMGDGRTYANVVAIRIVTSDDGMTADWAKVPYDVLGAISRRIVNEVQGVNRVVYDISSKPPSTIEWE, encoded by the coding sequence ATGACCGTGGTCGCCGGCGGCAGCGGTCTCGCCGCCCTCGCGCCGGTGGCCGCCGCGCACGACACCGTGCTGGTGCTCGACTTCGGCTCCCAGTACAGCCAGCTGATCGCCCGCCGGGTGCGCGAGGCGAAGGTGTACTGCGAGCTGCTGCCGGGGACGGTGAGCGCCGAGGAGGTGCGCCGCCGCAAGCCGCGCGGCCTCATCTTCAGCGGCGGGCCGGCGTCGGTGTACGAGCCCGGCGCGCCCCGTCCCGACCCCGGGATCTACGACCTCGGGCTGCCCATCCTGGGCATCTGCTACGGCATGCAGCTGCTCGCCCAGGACCTCGGCGGCGCCGTCGAGCCGGCGACCCGGCGTGAGTACGGGCTCGCGTCGCTGGTGGTCGACGAGGTCGGCGGGCTCTTCGAGCGGCTGCCCGCGGAGCTGCCCGTGTGGATGTCGCACGGCGACGTCATCACCAGGCTGCCGCCGGGCTTCCGGGCCGTCGCCCACTCGCTGAACTCGCCCTGCGCGGCGATGGCGGGCCCGGCGGGACGGCTGGGCATCCAGTTCCACCCCGAGGTGGTGCACACCCCGCTCGGCCGCGAGGTGCTCCGCAACTTCCTCTACCGGGTCTGCGGCTGCAGCGGCACCTGGGAGCCCTCGTCCTTCATCGAGATGGCGGTCTCCGACGTGCGCTCGCGGGTGGGCGACGGCCGGGTGCTCTGCGCGCTCAGCGGCGGCGTCGACTCGGCGGTGGCGGCGACGCTGGTGCACCGCGCGATCGGCGACCAGCTGGTCTGCGTCTTCGTCGACAACGGCCTGCTCCGCCGCGCCGAGGCCGACCGGGTCATCGACGTCATGTCGCGGCAGCGGCACATCGACCTCGTCCACGTCGACGCCACCGATCGCTTCCTCGCCGCGCTCGCCGGGGTGGTCGACCCCGAGGAGAAGCGCAGGGCGATCGGGCGCACCTTCATCGAGGTCTTCGAGCAGGAGGCGCGCCGGCTCGGTCAGGTCGACTTCCTCGCCCAGGGCACGCTCTACCCGGACGTCATCGAGTCCACCGCTCGGGACACCCACGGCGCGCGGACGATCAAGACCCACCACAACGTCGGCGGACTCCCCAAGGACCTGCGCTTCGAGCTGGTCGAGCCGCTCCGCTACCTCTTCAAGGACGAGGTGCGCCGGGTGGGGCTCGCGCTCGGTCTCCCTGAGGACCTGGTGTGGCGGCAGCCGTTCCCCGGCCCCGGGCTGGCGATCCGGATCATCGGCGAGGTCACCCGCGCGCGCCTCGAGACCCTCCGCGCCGCCGACTGGATCGTCATCGACGAGATCAAGCGCAGCGGTCTCTACCGCGAGGTGTGGCAGTCCTTCGCGATCCTGACGCCGATCTCGTCGGTGGGGGTGATGGGCGACGGGCGCACCTACGCCAACGTCGTCGCCATCCGCATCGTGACCAGCGACGACGGCATGACCGCCGACTGGGCGAAGGTGCCCTACGACGTCCTCGGCGCCATCTCGCGGCGCATCGTCAACGAGGTGCAGGGCGTGAACCGCGTGGTCTACGACATCAGCAGCAAGCCTCCCTCCACGATCGAATGGGAGTGA
- the purD gene encoding phosphoribosylamine--glycine ligase: MGVTRVLIAGSGAREHALAWGCARHPGTELICAPGNGGTAGLAENVAVAADDVPAMVRLAVEREVDLVVIGPDGAIAAGLADGCAERGIAVFGPTRAAGRVESSKEFTKLLAGSAGIPTAAWQAGGVDDRHRLHGFAAELGTCVVKADGLALGKGVTVCDDAAAARAAIDACLLEGRFGEAGTRVVVEERMSGREVSVLALSDGDSVRALAPACDYKRIHDGDRGPNTGGMGAYAPPAGLDPDSTLDDALRRFVEPCVAALRAQGTPFRGCLYAGLMLTDAGPRLVEFNARLGDPETQVVLPLLGEDLLDLLTACARGGLEGGRARALAGAAVGVVAAAAGYPGSVRGGDAITGLEALDGDALLFHAGTRRDPDGTVRTAGGRVLTVVARGDTIAAARERAYANLGRVRFEGMQHRGDIADPAGAQVAAAPGAAGR, encoded by the coding sequence ATGGGAGTGACCAGGGTCCTCATCGCCGGCTCCGGCGCCCGGGAGCACGCGCTGGCCTGGGGATGCGCGCGGCACCCCGGCACCGAGCTGATCTGCGCGCCGGGAAACGGCGGCACCGCCGGGCTCGCCGAGAACGTCGCCGTCGCCGCAGACGACGTCCCCGCGATGGTACGGCTGGCGGTCGAGCGCGAGGTCGACCTGGTGGTCATCGGTCCCGACGGGGCGATCGCGGCCGGCCTCGCCGACGGCTGCGCCGAGCGCGGCATCGCGGTGTTCGGTCCCACCCGCGCGGCGGGGCGGGTGGAGTCGTCGAAGGAGTTCACCAAGCTCCTCGCCGGCAGCGCGGGCATCCCCACCGCCGCCTGGCAGGCCGGCGGCGTCGACGACCGTCACCGTCTCCACGGCTTCGCCGCCGAGCTCGGCACCTGCGTGGTGAAGGCCGACGGGCTCGCCCTGGGCAAGGGGGTGACCGTCTGCGACGACGCCGCCGCCGCCCGGGCCGCGATCGACGCCTGCCTGCTCGAGGGCCGCTTCGGCGAGGCAGGCACCCGGGTGGTCGTCGAGGAGCGGATGAGCGGCCGGGAGGTGAGCGTCCTCGCCCTCAGCGACGGCGACTCGGTGCGGGCGCTCGCTCCCGCCTGCGACTACAAGCGCATCCACGACGGCGACCGGGGGCCCAACACCGGCGGCATGGGCGCCTACGCGCCGCCCGCCGGGCTCGACCCCGATTCCACCCTCGACGACGCCCTGCGGCGCTTCGTGGAGCCCTGTGTGGCCGCACTGCGCGCCCAGGGCACGCCCTTCCGGGGCTGTCTCTACGCCGGGCTCATGCTCACCGACGCGGGCCCGCGCCTGGTGGAGTTCAACGCCCGCCTCGGCGACCCCGAGACCCAGGTGGTGCTGCCGCTCCTCGGCGAGGACCTGCTCGACCTCCTCACCGCCTGCGCCCGCGGCGGGCTCGAGGGGGGCAGGGCGCGGGCGCTCGCCGGCGCCGCCGTGGGCGTGGTCGCCGCCGCCGCCGGGTACCCGGGCAGCGTCCGCGGCGGCGACGCGATCACCGGCCTGGAGGCGCTCGACGGCGACGCCCTCCTCTTCCACGCCGGCACCCGCCGCGATCCCGACGGGACGGTGCGCACCGCCGGCGGGCGGGTGCTCACCGTGGTCGCGCGCGGCGACACCATCGCGGCCGCGCGCGAGCGCGCCTACGCCAACCTCGGGCGGGTGCGCTTCGAGGGGATGCAGCACCGCGGTGACATCGCCGACCCCGCCGGTGCCCAGGTGGCCGCGGCGCCCGGAGCGGCGGGCCGGTGA